DNA sequence from the Candidatus Kaistella beijingensis genome:
GATTACAACAACATGAATTAAAACTATTAAAAATGATTATCATCTTATTGGTTTTAAGCGTTTTAGCAGGTGTTTTTCTCGGAAAGTTTTTCGGAAAAAGAGAGAAATTTGCCAAAAATCTTTTGATTTTAAGTGCGGGATTTTTAATTACCATCTGTTTAAACGAAGTTTTCCCCGAAGTTTATTCCAACGAGCATCATAATATCGGAATTTGGGTGATTGCGGGAGTTTTGCTGCAAATCCTGCTTGAAAATTTAACCAAAGGCTTCGAACACGGTCATTTTCATCACCACCATGAAAGCAAAAGCATTCTCCCAATGGCTTTAATGATTGGGATGTTTATTCATGCGTTTTTAGAAGGAATTCCACTTGCGAATCAGGACCAAACTTTAAGTCCTTATTTAACGGGAATTTTGGTTCACAATATTCCTATTTCGTTTATTCTCGGAGCTTTTTTAATTAAGCAAAATAAATTTTCTACTTCGGCGTGGATTATTATTTCGGTTTTTGCGTTTGCTTCACCTTTGGGAATGGTTTTAGGCAAATATTTTAATCCTGAATGGGAAGTTTATTTCCTTGCTTTGGTTGGTGGAATTTTCCTGCATATTTCCTCCGTGATTATTTTTGAGGGAAGCAAAAATCACAATATCGATTGGAAGAAAATTGGTTTGGTGATTTTGGGGATTTTGTTGGCGATGACGGGACATTTATTTCATCAGCATTAAAAAAGACTCCAAATTGCTTTGGAGTCTCCTATCATTATTTCACTTAATTCCGACTAGAATTTCCAGCCGAGTGTAATAAAGAAATTATCTTTTTTGTTTTTAACGTTTGATACAATTGATGAATTTACTTCAACAATGTAGTTATTGGAAAAATATCCTGTATTATTCGCAAAAGATCCTTGGATAAAAGGACTGTTGTATTCTGAACTTACATTTTGATAAGCTGCATCGATATAAAATGCTTTAAAATCATAGCCAATTCCCGCGCCAATCGTGTTTCTTTTTCCTAAAAACAAATTGCTGTATGAAGTGTTCGAAACGTCGCCAATATTTGAAAGCGAAGAAATCGTCATCGCGTCAAATGGACTTGACGAAAATGCATATCCTCCCCTCAAGCGAAATTGTTGAATTCTATATTCTGCACCAACTTTAATCTCTGAAAGGCTGTTTGAATGGTCTGAAAAGAACTTGTTCAATTCTGTTTCTGCATCACCATACACTTTATATTTAGGTTTTGTAAGACCTAAAGAATAATCAACGTTAATAGCGAAATTTTTGTTAGGTACAAAAGCTGCACTTAGCGTGGCTTTCATAGGTGATGTAAGATTGCGGTCTTCAGAATAGGTCCCATCGGTAGGATTTTCATATTCCGTGTAAACCCTTGCAATATTCCACCATGTTGGAGTTTCAACGGATGCTCCCAATCGGAATTGCGGATTAATTTTTCCAATAACACCCACTGACGCAGAAAAACCGCTGGAAGATTCTGAAAAAGGAGTGTATTGTTTGCTGAATGTTTCCGTCACATTATTTGAGCTTGAAGTAAATCTTGCAGAATCATATTGCTCAAGATTTGCATTATGAAAATTCAAACCAGCACCAAGATAAAATTTATTGTCATAATTACCACCAACCCCGATCGACATTTTTGATACGTCACCGTAACGGTTGTAAGCATGCCCACCGAAAGTTAAATTGGTAACCAACACATTATTTTGGTCATAAATCGGATAAACCAACCCGGAATTTCCAGGACTTTGTGAGTAATCTTCCAAAGATTGATTAGAATAGTTTACACCGATGTTCACAAACTTCCAAGGTGTGGAGCCTTCGATCTGAAAAGATGCAATACCTCCCACATTTCCGACATCGGTATTATTAATTTTGTACTCCATTGTACTTCCATAAAGCGAAGTTGAATTTTTACTGTTTTCAACGGATAATGTTCCTGAAATTTCGCTCGCAATACTTACTCCGATTCCAGCAGGATTGGAATTAAGTACGGAGAAATCTCCACCTAAAGCTCCCATCGAACCAGCCATAGAATTATATTTTGATGAACCATTCAAAGATGAATTAGAGTAAACTTCAGCAGTGTTGCGAATGGTTGAAACATCTTGAGCATTTGCAAAATAAGCCGCAGAAATGCTCAAAATCATTAAAGATTTTTTAATCATTTTATATTATATACTTTTTAGCAAAAAAATTATCTTCGGAATCCTCCTCCACCAGAAGATCTAGAACCAGAATTAGAAGAACCGCTGTTGAATCCACCTCCAGAATTTCCAGAAGATCTAAAACCGCTGTCACCACCTGATCTAAATCCACCATCACCACCCGATCTGAAACCACCGCCATTATTGCTTCTGACAGGTTGCTCGTAACGTGGTGAACTTTGTTGTTGGTTTTGTTGCGGATAATTTCTCATTCTTGGCTGAGATTGCTGTGTGCTTTGATTTGCTCTCGTTCCAGAACTATTAGTTCTAAAACCAGCATCATTCAATGAATTTGTCCTGAATCCAGAATTATTATTGTTGGTATTTCTAAAACCCGAGCTATTGGAAATTCTTTGAGCATCTCTGAACGAGGTATCAGAACCGCTTCTCTTATAACTGAATCCACCTTGATAGCTGTTGTAGCCATATCCATATCCGTTTCCGTAGTAATAAGGATTATACCCATGGTAAGGATTGTAGCCATAATAAGGATTATATCCGTAATACCAAGGATTGTAGTACCCATACCAAGGATTATAATAGCCATACCAAGGATTGTACCCAAATCCCCACGGACTATAATATCCACCATAACCCCAAGGTGAACCCCAACCGAAACTCAATCCCAACCCAAATCCAGAATAATATCCGAAAGGTGAATAACCCCAATTATCGGAATAGTAAGTATCTGTTCCGGTATAATTTCCCCAATCAGAGTTTTTATTGTCTTTCCAACTTTGATTTCTGTTGTCCGAATTTAGATATTTATTTTGATCATCATTGGCTTGATAGTCGTAATACTCACCAACTCTGTTTCCGCTGTTCATCACGGTTCCTTCTGGTAAAGTATCTCTATTTGGATCGTAATAAACGCCATCAGTTTCGCTGTAACCTCCAGTTTGGATCACGCAGGAAGTTAATATCAAACTACTCGAAATTGCCAAAACCGCTTTAGATTTAAGCAATCCAAGTAAATTTTTATGGGTAAATTTTTTCATGATAATGTGAAAAGTTTTAATTTGAATTATATTTGCACTTTCTACCAAAATTATACCAATTTAATGGTAGAAATCTCGGATAAAATTACGCTTTTTAGATTAGATAAGGGCGTTCCTAAAAAGTTAAATCAAAGATAGAAATAAAAGATAAAAATAATGGCAAAATTAACTTCAAGAGCTGAAGATTACAGTAAATGGTACAATGAACTTGTAGTGAAGGCAGACCTCGCTGAAAATTCCGGAGTTCGCGGCTGCATGGTAATTAAACCTTACGGATATGCAATCTGGGAAAAAATGCGTGACGAAATGGATAAGAAATTTAAGGAAACCGGCCACGAAAATGCCTATTTCCCTATTTTTATTCCTAAAAGCTATTTCGAAGCCGAAGAACAAAATGCGGAAGGTTTTGCCAAAGAATGTGCTGTAGTAACCCATTATCGTTTAAAAGCGGATCCAAATAATCCAAAGAAGTTAATAGTTGATCCTGAAGCAAAATTGGAGGAAGAACTTATTGTTCGTCCAACTTCGGAAGCAATTATCTGGAACACCTATAAAAGTTGGATTCAGTCTTATCGTGACTTACCAATCTTAATTAATCAATGGGCGAATGTTGTTCGTTGGGAAATGAGAACCCGTCTGTTCTTAAGAACGGCTGAATTCCTTTGGCAAGAAGGCCACACTGCGCATGCAACAAAAGAAGAAGCGATTGAAGAAACCGAAAAAATGCTTGATGTTTATGCAGATTTCGCAGAAAATTTCATGGCAATTCCTGTGATTAAAGGTATTAAAACCGCTTCAGA
Encoded proteins:
- a CDS encoding ZIP family metal transporter, whose product is MIIILLVLSVLAGVFLGKFFGKREKFAKNLLILSAGFLITICLNEVFPEVYSNEHHNIGIWVIAGVLLQILLENLTKGFEHGHFHHHHESKSILPMALMIGMFIHAFLEGIPLANQDQTLSPYLTGILVHNIPISFILGAFLIKQNKFSTSAWIIISVFAFASPLGMVLGKYFNPEWEVYFLALVGGIFLHISSVIIFEGSKNHNIDWKKIGLVILGILLAMTGHLFHQH
- a CDS encoding DUF5320 domain-containing protein; this translates as MKKFTHKNLLGLLKSKAVLAISSSLILTSCVIQTGGYSETDGVYYDPNRDTLPEGTVMNSGNRVGEYYDYQANDDQNKYLNSDNRNQSWKDNKNSDWGNYTGTDTYYSDNWGYSPFGYYSGFGLGLSFGWGSPWGYGGYYSPWGFGYNPWYGYYNPWYGYYNPWYYGYNPYYGYNPYHGYNPYYYGNGYGYGYNSYQGGFSYKRSGSDTSFRDAQRISNSSGFRNTNNNNSGFRTNSLNDAGFRTNSSGTRANQSTQQSQPRMRNYPQQNQQQSSPRYEQPVRSNNGGGFRSGGDGGFRSGGDSGFRSSGNSGGGFNSGSSNSGSRSSGGGGFRR
- a CDS encoding OmpP1/FadL family transporter; translation: MIKKSLMILSISAAYFANAQDVSTIRNTAEVYSNSSLNGSSKYNSMAGSMGALGGDFSVLNSNPAGIGVSIASEISGTLSVENSKNSTSLYGSTMEYKINNTDVGNVGGIASFQIEGSTPWKFVNIGVNYSNQSLEDYSQSPGNSGLVYPIYDQNNVLVTNLTFGGHAYNRYGDVSKMSIGVGGNYDNKFYLGAGLNFHNANLEQYDSARFTSSSNNVTETFSKQYTPFSESSSGFSASVGVIGKINPQFRLGASVETPTWWNIARVYTEYENPTDGTYSEDRNLTSPMKATLSAAFVPNKNFAINVDYSLGLTKPKYKVYGDAETELNKFFSDHSNSLSEIKVGAEYRIQQFRLRGGYAFSSSPFDAMTISSLSNIGDVSNTSYSNLFLGKRNTIGAGIGYDFKAFYIDAAYQNVSSEYNSPFIQGSFANNTGYFSNNYIVEVNSSIVSNVKNKKDNFFITLGWKF